The DNA sequence TTACGGCTACTCATATTCCTTCGGTACGGCGCAGATAATGACAAGGGGCAGGTCGGGTAATGTGTTCTTGTACTGGTGTTTTTCGTTGGGAAGAACGAGGACGAAGTTGCCCTTCTGAACGGGTTTCTCTTCCCCTGTTTCAGTCACCAGGGCACCCTGACCATCTATGACGTAGTTGATATGTTCAAAGGGGTGCGTATGGTATGGCGAGTAACCGCCCGGCTCAATGGTGAAGACGCGTACAGAAAACGAAGGTGTTCCATCCGCCTTTGCAATAGGGATCTGCTTATAGGCGTCTTTTGCGCCCTCCATATCCATCTTCGTCTTTTCAACCTTATCGAGGCTTGTTATCTTCATATAGTCACCTCCGTAATGGTATAGAATCTATATGTTACCAGAGTATCCAGTTCAAACACCACACATTTTTAAAAAACCCATTGATACTTATCTTGACTTATTCCTTTTCGCAGATAATACTTATCTCCAGTTTACGAAATCTCTTGAAAGAAAGGAGCAGCGATGGATGTTATAAAGATCATGCCATGTCTTGATATGAAAAACGGTCGTGTTGTGAAGGGGATCCATTTTGTTGATATACGCGATGCAGGTGACCCCGTTGAAAATGCGGCCTTCTATGAAAAAGAGGGCGCTGATGAACTTGCCATGCTTGACATCGCCGCTACTGTTGAAAACAGGAAGACCCGTCTTGAATGGGTAAAACAGGTCTCCTCTGTAATCACCATTCCCCTTACTGTTGGCGGGGGAATCAACAGCCTGGAAGATATTGAAATGGTACTCGGGGCAGGCGCCACGAATGTCTCCATGAACAGTGCTGCCGTGAAGAACCCGGAGCTTGTCCGTGAAGGGGCAAAGAAATTCGGTTCCGGAAAGATTACCGTGGCGATCGATGCGCGGCGCAACAAAGGGATGCCCTCCGGGTTTGAGCTCGTCATTGCCGGTGGAACGACGCCTATAGGGAAAGACGCCATTGAATGGGCAAAGAAGTGCCAGGACCTTGGCGCAGGCGTTGTCCTTCCAACCAGTATGGACGGTGACGGGACACTCGCGGGATATGACCTCGAATTTACAAAGGCTGTTGCCGATGTCGTGACGGTTCCTGTCGTGGCGTCAGGCGGAGCCGGAACCCTGGAGCATTTCTATGAAGGGGTGGTCAAAGGCGGCGCCAGCGTGTTGCTCGCGGCATCGGTTTTTCATTTCAGGACATTTACCATACGGCAGGTAAAGGAATACCTGAAGGCAAAGGGGCTAAAGGTTACCCTGTAAAAAAACAGAAAATCAATACGCAATATTCAAACAAAAACTTCTTGGCGTTGTTTCTCTTTTGGATATTTGGTCATTGGATATTGGTTATTAATTGGTTATTGATGTTTGGTGATTGGTTATTCAGTACTTATTATGAAGCAC is a window from the Syntrophorhabdaceae bacterium genome containing:
- a CDS encoding cupin domain-containing protein, which translates into the protein MKITSLDKVEKTKMDMEGAKDAYKQIPIAKADGTPSFSVRVFTIEPGGYSPYHTHPFEHINYVIDGQGALVTETGEEKPVQKGNFVLVLPNEKHQYKNTLPDLPLVIICAVPKEYE
- the hisF gene encoding imidazole glycerol phosphate synthase subunit HisF, whose amino-acid sequence is MDVIKIMPCLDMKNGRVVKGIHFVDIRDAGDPVENAAFYEKEGADELAMLDIAATVENRKTRLEWVKQVSSVITIPLTVGGGINSLEDIEMVLGAGATNVSMNSAAVKNPELVREGAKKFGSGKITVAIDARRNKGMPSGFELVIAGGTTPIGKDAIEWAKKCQDLGAGVVLPTSMDGDGTLAGYDLEFTKAVADVVTVPVVASGGAGTLEHFYEGVVKGGASVLLAASVFHFRTFTIRQVKEYLKAKGLKVTL